One stretch of Roseimicrobium sp. ORNL1 DNA includes these proteins:
- a CDS encoding LysR family transcriptional regulator, translating into MDIHELRSFVVLAEQLHFGRAARVLHLSQPALTKQIRKMEEELGTELFDRGRHGTRLTAFGETWLGQARRVIASFEQLLESGRKMAVGRAGRLRIGFGFTTLDLVPRAVVRLREAVPSVEILLRDMSSAEQAEALREGEIDIAFMRMPLPSGIGFQTQAMPVVKDRLALVTPRLPHEPGRKLRLADCSKSPFVVIAKSRSPGFFNHMLSLCAAQGFHPRIVQEVLETATAVAMVRAGMGYSILPESIGSHSGAGVQIHRIHDLKSIWTVSAVWHKGDSNPMIAVFLKMLKKVIQDGKMEVV; encoded by the coding sequence ATGGACATCCATGAACTGCGCTCATTCGTAGTGCTGGCGGAGCAGTTGCACTTCGGGCGTGCGGCGCGCGTGCTGCATCTGAGCCAGCCGGCGCTGACCAAGCAGATCCGCAAGATGGAGGAAGAGCTGGGCACGGAACTCTTTGACCGCGGGCGGCATGGCACGCGGCTCACGGCCTTTGGCGAGACGTGGCTGGGTCAGGCTCGGCGGGTGATTGCGAGCTTTGAGCAGCTGCTGGAGAGTGGGCGGAAGATGGCGGTGGGGCGCGCGGGGCGATTGCGCATCGGCTTTGGCTTCACCACGCTGGACCTGGTGCCGCGTGCGGTGGTGCGCCTGCGTGAGGCGGTGCCCAGTGTGGAAATCCTGCTGCGCGACATGTCTTCTGCGGAGCAGGCGGAGGCGCTGCGTGAGGGAGAGATCGATATCGCCTTCATGCGCATGCCGCTGCCGTCGGGCATCGGATTTCAAACGCAGGCGATGCCGGTGGTGAAGGATCGACTCGCGCTGGTGACGCCGCGACTCCCGCATGAGCCCGGGCGGAAGCTGCGCCTGGCGGACTGCAGCAAGTCGCCCTTTGTGGTCATCGCGAAGTCGCGCTCACCGGGTTTCTTCAATCACATGCTGAGCCTGTGTGCGGCGCAGGGATTTCACCCACGCATTGTGCAGGAGGTGCTGGAGACGGCCACGGCGGTGGCGATGGTGCGGGCAGGCATGGGCTACAGCATCCTGCCGGAGAGCATTGGCTCACACAGCGGAGCGGGTGTGCAAATTCACCGCATTCATGACCTGAAGTCGATATGGACCGTGAGCGCGGTGTGGCACAAGGGAGACTCCAATCCGATGATTGCGGTGTTCCTGAAGATGTTGAAGAAGGTGATTCAGGATGGGAAGATGGAGGTGGTGTAG
- a CDS encoding HAD family hydrolase: MIATSLLTPTPPARTTDPAVSAFFKGASAPAKRTLGKLAAIDLDGTLLGPDHRPSPENIAAVARLQQRGITVVIASGRHFDAIAPIATQLDSVDWYVCSQGAEVTHANRQTVLERQYMTRDDVELALAMGDQLGLISLVQVTEGTVTDAPSNPMLAYHDRINGKSAYQIPRAQILDRQVYKVLWIGEPDRIAGLRHLSEITSLPMQALHTERGIFELMPHTVTKANGLSRLATHLGLGASDVVAFGDGENDIAMFKWAGASYAMFHGHPNALAAAKLISPSGHPASALARAIDSYLAQ, from the coding sequence ATGATTGCTACTTCACTCCTCACACCGACACCTCCCGCACGCACCACTGACCCCGCGGTCTCCGCCTTCTTCAAGGGAGCATCCGCCCCTGCGAAGCGCACCCTCGGCAAGCTCGCCGCCATTGACCTGGACGGCACCTTGCTCGGCCCCGACCACCGGCCCAGCCCGGAGAATATCGCTGCCGTGGCCCGCCTGCAGCAGCGCGGCATCACCGTCGTGATTGCCTCCGGCCGCCACTTCGATGCCATTGCGCCCATCGCCACCCAGCTCGACTCGGTGGACTGGTACGTCTGCTCCCAGGGCGCCGAGGTCACGCACGCGAACCGCCAGACCGTGCTCGAGCGCCAGTACATGACACGCGACGATGTGGAGCTCGCCCTCGCCATGGGCGACCAGCTCGGCCTCATCTCCCTGGTGCAGGTCACCGAAGGCACCGTCACCGATGCCCCCAGCAACCCCATGCTCGCCTATCACGACCGCATCAATGGCAAGTCCGCCTACCAGATCCCGCGTGCGCAGATCCTCGATCGTCAGGTGTACAAGGTCCTGTGGATCGGCGAGCCCGACCGCATCGCCGGACTGCGTCATCTCTCCGAGATCACCTCGCTCCCCATGCAGGCCCTGCACACCGAGCGCGGCATCTTCGAACTCATGCCCCACACCGTGACCAAGGCGAATGGCCTCTCCCGCCTCGCCACTCACCTCGGCCTCGGCGCCTCCGATGTCGTGGCCTTCGGCGACGGCGAGAATGACATCGCCATGTTCAAGTGGGCCGGCGCCTCCTACGCCATGTTCCACGGCCACCCCAATGCCCTCGCCGCCGCCAAGCTCATCTCCCCCAGCGGCCATCCCGCGAGCGCCCTCGCACGAGCCATTGATTCCTATCTCGCGCAGTAA
- a CDS encoding VTT domain-containing protein has protein sequence MSAPLTQAQEPGKRSQHAQERPKPKQRPRWKRKWKWVVGLVTMVVLGLMLARDIPVAGWLEGIAQPLRDMGWLGVLAYAGIYFVVGMLCLPCLPLTLMSGYIFGMAGGVIAVHTGATLAAACGFLVGRVAGRRHAAEYLKHSNRFHFLEKAIAKEGWKIVALLRMHAIPFGLSNLLYGMTALEFWHYLLATTLAMIPGHLIYVYLGKVGGRYLEKAELTNMGPAEWTAAGLSIGSAVLLGFVVTRMVRKYGRVKEME, from the coding sequence ATGAGCGCGCCACTCACGCAGGCACAGGAGCCGGGGAAGCGGTCGCAGCATGCCCAGGAAAGGCCAAAGCCAAAGCAGAGGCCACGGTGGAAGCGAAAATGGAAATGGGTCGTGGGCCTTGTCACGATGGTGGTGCTGGGGCTGATGCTGGCACGTGACATTCCGGTGGCGGGCTGGCTGGAGGGTATCGCGCAGCCGCTGCGGGACATGGGCTGGCTGGGCGTGCTGGCTTATGCAGGCATCTATTTTGTGGTGGGCATGCTGTGCCTGCCCTGCCTGCCGCTCACGCTCATGAGTGGCTACATCTTTGGCATGGCGGGCGGAGTCATCGCCGTGCACACAGGCGCCACGCTCGCGGCAGCATGCGGATTCCTCGTGGGCAGAGTGGCCGGGCGCAGACACGCGGCGGAGTATCTGAAGCACAGCAATCGCTTCCACTTTCTGGAGAAGGCGATTGCGAAGGAGGGATGGAAGATTGTGGCCCTGCTGCGCATGCACGCGATTCCCTTTGGCCTGAGCAATCTGCTCTACGGCATGACGGCGCTGGAGTTCTGGCACTACCTGCTGGCCACGACTCTGGCGATGATTCCGGGACACCTCATCTATGTGTACCTCGGCAAGGTGGGTGGTCGCTATCTGGAGAAGGCGGAACTCACGAACATGGGCCCCGCGGAGTGGACGGCGGCGGGATTGAGCATCGGCAGCGCGGTGCTGCTGGGGTTTGTGGTGACGCGGATGGTGCGGAAGTATGGCAGGGTGAAGGAGATGGAGTAG
- a CDS encoding lipocalin family protein codes for MKTTFFSRLHLRVCGAFPFSRTAWASTSASASRAVLSLAAAGLMLGLLPSCVSAPAKSTVTAVRGFDLKRYEGRWYEIARLDHPFERNQTNVTATYSESPDGGMLILNRGYDTKSRKWKTSDGHAKRVGDAGTGSFKSKVYSPFYATYHVIALDQRNYSYALVSSEDRDHLWILSRTPHMDEGTLVELKSRARSLGYPVEELIMVSHESVPEEG; via the coding sequence ATGAAAACGACTTTCTTTTCCCGCCTGCATCTGCGTGTCTGCGGCGCTTTCCCTTTCTCTCGTACTGCATGGGCATCTACGTCTGCATCTGCATCTCGCGCGGTGCTTTCGCTGGCTGCGGCGGGGTTGATGCTGGGTCTGCTGCCCAGTTGTGTCTCCGCGCCTGCAAAGTCAACCGTGACCGCGGTGCGCGGCTTTGACCTGAAGCGCTATGAGGGCCGGTGGTATGAAATCGCAAGGCTGGACCACCCCTTTGAGCGCAACCAGACGAATGTGACCGCGACGTACTCCGAGAGCCCGGATGGCGGGATGCTGATACTCAATCGCGGCTACGATACGAAGTCCCGCAAATGGAAGACCTCGGATGGCCATGCGAAGAGGGTGGGTGATGCGGGCACGGGCAGCTTCAAGTCGAAGGTATACTCCCCTTTCTACGCGACGTACCACGTGATTGCACTGGACCAGAGGAACTACAGCTATGCCCTCGTATCCAGCGAGGACAGGGACCACCTGTGGATTCTCTCACGCACGCCGCACATGGATGAGGGAACTCTCGTGGAGCTGAAGTCCCGCGCACGCTCGCTGGGCTACCCGGTGGAGGAGCTTATCATGGTGTCTCATGAGTCCGTGCCGGAGGAGGGCTGA
- a CDS encoding VOC family protein: protein MAIKRMDHTTIVVEDLPAAIAFFTALGMALEGQTSVEGDMVDRLCGLEGTQADIAMMRTPDGDGRVELTKYHHPALVTVEPAIAPPNTLGLRQIMFAVEDIDDTVARMREHGAELLGEMVQYGDAYRLCYLRGPAGIIVALAEEFF from the coding sequence ATGGCAATCAAGAGAATGGATCACACCACCATCGTCGTGGAGGACCTCCCGGCGGCCATCGCGTTCTTCACCGCGCTTGGCATGGCGCTGGAGGGCCAGACATCCGTGGAGGGAGACATGGTGGACCGGCTCTGCGGGCTGGAAGGCACGCAGGCGGACATCGCGATGATGCGGACGCCAGATGGCGACGGGCGTGTGGAGCTGACGAAGTACCACCATCCTGCGCTGGTCACGGTTGAGCCGGCCATCGCTCCGCCAAATACGCTGGGCCTCCGGCAGATCATGTTTGCGGTGGAGGACATTGACGACACTGTGGCACGCATGCGCGAGCACGGCGCGGAACTCCTCGGCGAGATGGTGCAGTACGGGGACGCCTACCGGCTGTGCTACCTGCGAGGTCCCGCGGGTATCATCGTCGCGCTCGCGGAGGAATTTTTCTGA
- a CDS encoding SMI1/KNR4 family protein translates to MSDLTFTGSYRPLTEQDLRTFEQWLEHPLPPRYRAFLLRTNGGHPHRHRASHGHLEAFYAIALVSAHGQKYPPSERRLGMSLEEQVKSMLDDLPPSVIPIAFAGNGDRVCLSLEDDRIFLWQHDAPYEDYPPALAELVPMADHVDALLDQLEGDTPPEPEEEVTRLGRWGDLELLDSHLASGHDVNEVTALGDSLVRSAAYYGNLDFIKACVQRGATLRDRSLLHVAAFTIDAELMSYLLEQKVDPNELDDNGYTPIDCVLPFAMNSPAVKLLQEKGGKPAA, encoded by the coding sequence ATGTCCGACCTCACCTTCACCGGCAGCTACCGGCCACTCACCGAACAGGACCTGCGTACCTTTGAGCAGTGGCTGGAGCACCCACTGCCTCCGCGTTATCGCGCCTTCCTCCTGCGTACCAATGGTGGCCACCCGCACCGTCACCGTGCAAGCCATGGCCACCTGGAGGCCTTCTACGCCATCGCCCTGGTTTCAGCGCACGGGCAGAAGTATCCACCTTCGGAGAGACGACTGGGCATGAGCCTGGAAGAGCAGGTGAAATCCATGCTGGATGACCTGCCTCCCAGCGTGATTCCCATCGCCTTTGCCGGCAACGGCGACCGTGTGTGCCTTTCGCTCGAAGATGACCGCATCTTCCTCTGGCAGCACGACGCCCCATATGAGGACTATCCACCCGCGCTGGCAGAACTCGTGCCGATGGCAGACCATGTCGATGCCCTGCTGGACCAGCTCGAGGGTGATACCCCGCCCGAGCCCGAGGAGGAAGTCACCCGGCTCGGTCGATGGGGTGACCTTGAGCTTCTCGATTCCCACCTTGCGAGTGGACATGACGTGAATGAAGTCACAGCGCTCGGGGATTCCCTGGTGAGGAGCGCCGCGTACTACGGAAATCTGGACTTCATCAAAGCCTGCGTACAACGCGGCGCCACCCTGCGCGATCGCAGTCTCCTCCACGTCGCCGCCTTCACCATCGACGCCGAGCTCATGTCCTACCTTCTGGAACAGAAGGTTGATCCCAATGAACTCGATGACAACGGCTATACCCCCATCGATTGCGTGCTGCCCTTTGCCATGAACTCCCCCGCAGTGAAGCTGCTGCAAGAGAAGGGCGGCAAACCGGCCGCATGA
- a CDS encoding PEP-CTERM sorting domain-containing protein (PEP-CTERM proteins occur, often in large numbers, in the proteomes of bacteria that also encode an exosortase, a predicted intramembrane cysteine proteinase. The presence of a PEP-CTERM domain at a protein's C-terminus predicts cleavage within the sorting domain, followed by covalent anchoring to some some component of the (usually Gram-negative) cell surface. Many PEP-CTERM proteins exhibit an unusual sequence composition that includes large numbers of potential glycosylation sites. Expression of one such protein has been shown restore the ability of a bacterium to form floc, a type of biofilm.), which produces MRHVGSFGLRHGMAMLSGYVMGTLLAGWFCCFQGTRALAVDYTATSVSGGTWQTTAPWSVVPTGSVNGYPNNVGTDVFDVFIPNNVTFDLNADVTIRDITISNGMVFNNAANRTIHVEGDAVVDGIFTTQSSLHIILDGTTQINGTVQLLNGASALNNGTLIIGPTSTGIIAAGAAVGPIGYTLRNTGTFTLNRASGANMQNFVIQNVGVFNVFQGAETQITSYTQTAGITQILGAGGMQGNNFSFQGGTLMVEGSGLTGSSINFAGVTVEIGPAVDQAGAVTINGNLNVSAPSTFNYDIGGTTPITQFDQLTTNTGIQLNQITLSISFINGFIPTAIDAFPILLGNNLNGPFANEVGGLVILPGVGQFDVIHNQNSIVLTNFVVPEPSVTLLLGMASACLLLRRSAPRRLVAQGVVDE; this is translated from the coding sequence ATGCGCCACGTCGGTAGTTTCGGTCTCAGGCACGGCATGGCCATGCTTTCGGGGTACGTGATGGGGACCTTGCTCGCCGGGTGGTTTTGTTGTTTCCAGGGGACGCGGGCGCTCGCGGTGGATTACACGGCCACCTCTGTAAGTGGCGGCACCTGGCAGACCACGGCCCCCTGGTCCGTGGTTCCCACCGGGAGTGTGAATGGCTACCCCAATAACGTCGGCACGGACGTGTTTGATGTCTTCATCCCCAACAACGTCACGTTCGACCTGAATGCGGACGTCACCATTCGCGATATCACCATCTCGAATGGCATGGTCTTCAACAACGCGGCCAACCGGACAATCCATGTCGAAGGCGATGCGGTGGTGGATGGTATCTTCACCACGCAATCTTCCCTGCACATCATCCTGGACGGCACCACGCAGATCAATGGCACCGTCCAGTTGCTGAATGGTGCCAGCGCCTTGAACAACGGCACCCTCATCATCGGTCCCACCAGTACGGGAATCATCGCGGCAGGCGCCGCCGTCGGTCCGATAGGATACACCTTGCGCAATACCGGCACCTTTACGCTGAACCGCGCCTCGGGCGCGAACATGCAGAACTTTGTCATTCAGAATGTAGGCGTCTTCAATGTCTTCCAGGGTGCCGAGACGCAGATCACCTCCTACACCCAGACCGCCGGCATCACGCAGATACTCGGCGCCGGTGGCATGCAGGGAAACAATTTCAGCTTTCAGGGTGGCACCCTCATGGTGGAGGGCTCCGGACTCACCGGCTCTTCCATCAACTTCGCCGGCGTCACGGTGGAAATCGGTCCCGCCGTGGACCAGGCCGGGGCCGTCACCATCAATGGGAATCTCAACGTCAGTGCCCCGAGCACGTTCAACTATGACATCGGTGGCACCACGCCCATCACCCAGTTCGATCAGCTCACCACCAATACCGGCATCCAGCTCAATCAAATCACGCTCTCCATCAGCTTCATCAATGGATTCATCCCCACCGCCATTGATGCCTTTCCCATCCTCCTGGGGAACAATCTCAACGGCCCCTTCGCCAATGAAGTGGGGGGACTCGTGATTCTGCCAGGTGTGGGCCAGTTCGATGTCATCCACAATCAGAACTCCATCGTCCTGACAAACTTCGTCGTGCCCGAGCCCTCCGTCACGCTCTTGCTGGGCATGGCCTCCGCCTGCCTGCTCCTCCGGCGGAGTGCCCCTCGACGGCTTGTCGCACAGGGTGTGGTGGATGAGTGA